The Methylocaldum marinum genome includes the window GCCCGTATGAAGGCCCTTACTCCCGGATTCCGCCGGCTCCAACCGGGTGCTGAACAGATGCACCACCGCTGCTCATTCCCGCGGACTCAACTAAGGCCATGCTCGTGCTGCGCCGCTGAACCGGCACGATAGGCATCATGAACACACCCACCGAAATGGAATCGCGTCCCATGCTTTCCGGAAAGTGCCTGTGCGGAGCCGTACACTACGCAGTGAAGGACGAGTTCGTTTATGCCCTGAACTGCCATTGCTCGAACTGCCGTCGCGCGACGGGTTCCGCGTTCAAAGCCTTCGCCGGGATCGAGCGCGATAAGCTGAGCATCACGGAAGGAAGGGACAACTTGTTGATCTTCGGCGAGGAAAACGCTCACGACGTTCGCTGCAAGACGTGCGGCTCGCTGCTGTATTCGGTGGTCCGCGATGGCGCGTTCGTTCACGTCACTCTGGGGACACTGGTCGACACTCCGGGCATCCGCCCCGGCGCACATATTTTCGTCGGTTCCAAGGCGCCGTGGTTCACGATTACTGATTCATTGCCGCAACACGACGAGTTCGGGTAACGAAATCGAATGGAAAAAGACGAACGTTTACTAAACAAGATCCAAAATTGTTTTGCGCAGCAAGAAGGAGTCGATGACTTATTGCGAATGTCGGAGCACTGGGACGGCTACAAGCGTGAGAATGCGGTTCGTCGCTTGGGTATGCTGGGAAATCCGATCGCGATCCCGAGCTTGCTGGTTCGCGCCAACGATTGGGTGTCCCAGGTAAGAGACGCTGCCATGGATGCGTTACGGATGCTGATGCTCGATGAGAACGCGCAAGCATTCATTGATTCGCTGCCGGCCCTATATCATTTGGCGAAATGCCGAAGATCCGACCATGGCCGTCTGATAGCGAATGTCGTCCGCTTCTTGCTGCAGCCGGAGAATGTTGCCCTTGTAAAAGCCGCTATTGACAGCGATGACAAAAATGTCGCGCGGCTATGCGTGCGACTCTGCATCGACCATTCCCTGATCGAGGGGTCATTGCTCGTTTCGCGGACCTTGCAGCATAGCGACGTCATCGTACGAACCAT containing:
- a CDS encoding GFA family protein, producing the protein MNTPTEMESRPMLSGKCLCGAVHYAVKDEFVYALNCHCSNCRRATGSAFKAFAGIERDKLSITEGRDNLLIFGEENAHDVRCKTCGSLLYSVVRDGAFVHVTLGTLVDTPGIRPGAHIFVGSKAPWFTITDSLPQHDEFG